A single genomic interval of Streptomyces sp. NBC_00663 harbors:
- the iolD gene encoding 3D-(3,5/4)-trihydroxycyclohexane-1,2-dione acylhydrolase (decyclizing) — translation MSTPTRRLTVAQALVRFLSVQYTERDGVRHRLIAGTWGIFGHGNVAGVGQALLEAGEDAMPYHQGRNEQAMVHAAVGYARQLDRLSAQAVTTSIGPGATNLVTGAALATINRLPVLLLPGDYFASHAPDPLLQQLEHPTEADVSVNDTLRPVSRYFDRITRPEALIPSALNAMRVLADPAETGAVTLALPQDVQAEAYDWPEEFFAERVWHVRRPAADPYELAEAVAAIRAAERPLIVAGGGVHHSGAEEALRAFVDATGVPVASTQAGKGSLRHDHPADLGGIGHTGTAVSDDLARTADLVIGVGTRYTDFTTASGTLFLNPDVRFVNLNITAFDAHKLAARTLVCDARAGLTALTEALTDHRVNSVYEDEYRAGKDRWDTVVDAAFTAADENAVPTQTQVLGALDAVVGDDDVVINAAGSLPGDLHKLWRARSRRQYHLEYGYSCMGYEIPAAIGVQHATPDTPVWALVGDGTYLMMPTEIVTAVQEGLPINLLLIQNHGYASIGGLSESVGGERFGTAYRYRAVDGTFSGAPLPVDLAANAGSLGMDVLRAKTVRELRDALAAARASDRPTCVYVETDTATATAPPAEAWWDVPVAETASREAAVRARAEYDREVATRRPHL, via the coding sequence ATGAGCACCCCCACCCGCCGCCTGACCGTCGCGCAGGCCCTGGTGCGTTTCCTGTCCGTCCAGTACACCGAGCGCGACGGCGTACGGCACCGGCTGATCGCCGGTACCTGGGGCATCTTCGGGCACGGCAACGTGGCGGGCGTGGGCCAGGCGCTCCTGGAGGCGGGCGAGGACGCGATGCCGTACCACCAGGGCCGCAACGAACAGGCCATGGTGCACGCGGCCGTCGGCTACGCCCGCCAGCTCGACCGGCTCTCCGCACAGGCCGTGACGACGTCCATCGGTCCCGGCGCCACCAATCTGGTCACCGGCGCCGCCCTCGCCACCATCAACCGCCTCCCGGTCCTCCTGCTGCCCGGCGACTACTTCGCCTCGCACGCCCCCGACCCGCTGCTCCAGCAGCTGGAGCACCCCACCGAGGCGGACGTGTCGGTCAACGACACCCTGCGCCCCGTCTCCCGCTACTTCGACCGGATCACCCGCCCCGAGGCCCTGATCCCGTCCGCCCTGAACGCCATGCGGGTCCTCGCCGACCCCGCCGAGACCGGCGCCGTCACCCTGGCGCTCCCGCAGGACGTGCAGGCCGAGGCGTACGACTGGCCCGAGGAGTTCTTCGCCGAGCGCGTGTGGCACGTACGGCGTCCCGCTGCCGACCCGTACGAGCTGGCGGAGGCGGTGGCGGCGATCCGGGCCGCCGAGCGTCCGCTGATCGTCGCGGGCGGCGGGGTGCACCACAGCGGGGCCGAGGAGGCGCTGAGGGCGTTCGTGGACGCCACCGGTGTCCCGGTCGCCTCCACGCAGGCCGGCAAGGGCTCCCTGCGCCACGACCACCCGGCCGACCTGGGCGGCATCGGCCACACCGGCACGGCCGTCAGCGACGACCTCGCCCGTACCGCGGACCTGGTGATCGGCGTCGGCACCCGGTACACGGACTTCACCACCGCCTCCGGCACCCTCTTCCTGAACCCGGACGTCCGGTTCGTCAACCTCAACATCACCGCGTTCGACGCCCACAAGCTGGCGGCGCGGACGCTGGTGTGCGACGCCCGGGCGGGACTCACCGCGTTGACCGAGGCGTTGACCGATCACCGCGTGAACTCGGTTTACGAGGACGAGTACCGCGCCGGCAAGGACCGCTGGGACACGGTCGTCGACGCCGCTTTCACCGCCGCCGACGAGAACGCCGTACCGACCCAGACCCAGGTGCTCGGCGCGCTGGACGCGGTCGTCGGAGACGACGACGTCGTGATCAACGCGGCCGGCTCGCTCCCCGGCGATCTGCACAAGCTGTGGCGCGCCCGCAGCCGGCGCCAGTACCACCTGGAGTACGGCTACTCCTGCATGGGCTACGAGATCCCCGCCGCCATCGGCGTCCAGCACGCCACCCCCGACACCCCGGTGTGGGCGCTGGTCGGCGACGGCACCTATCTGATGATGCCGACCGAGATCGTCACGGCCGTCCAGGAGGGCCTGCCGATCAACCTCCTCCTCATCCAGAACCACGGCTACGCCTCCATCGGCGGCCTGTCCGAGTCGGTCGGCGGCGAGCGCTTCGGCACCGCCTACCGCTACCGCGCCGTCGACGGCACCTTCTCCGGCGCCCCGCTCCCCGTCGACCTGGCCGCCAACGCGGGCAGCCTCGGCATGGACGTACTGCGCGCCAAGACGGTCCGTGAGCTGCGGGACGCGCTCGCCGCGGCCCGCGCCTCCGACCGCCCGACCTGCGTCTACGTCGAGACGGACACCGCCACCGCGACCGCTCCCCCGGCCGAGGCCTGGTGGGACGTGCCGGTGGCCGAGACCGCGTCCCGCGAGGCCGCCGTACGGGCGAGGGCGGAGTACGACCGCGAGGTCGCCACCCGCCGCCCCCACCTGTGA
- a CDS encoding GntR family transcriptional regulator produces MAKTGGHPRTAAAAAPALDSLDFALDRGSPVPLYYQLAQQLEAAIEHGVLAPGNLLGNEIDLSVRLGLSRPTVRQAIQTLVDKGLLVRRRGVGTQVVHSQVKRGLELSSLYDDLEAAGQGPTTTVLRNEHVPASADVAAALGIAEGGDVVVLERLRSTHGQPVAFLCNYLPATLLELDTARLESTGLYRMMRSAGITLHSARQTVGARCATAEEAARLDEREGAALLTMQRTAYDDTGRPVEYGTHIYRASRYAFDFQLLMRP; encoded by the coding sequence ATGGCGAAGACCGGCGGTCATCCGCGCACCGCTGCCGCTGCCGCCCCCGCCCTCGACTCCCTGGACTTCGCCCTGGACCGGGGCAGTCCGGTGCCGCTCTACTACCAGCTCGCCCAGCAGCTGGAGGCGGCGATCGAGCACGGGGTCCTCGCCCCGGGGAACCTCCTGGGCAACGAGATCGACCTCTCCGTACGCCTCGGCCTGTCCCGTCCGACCGTCCGCCAGGCCATCCAGACCCTGGTCGACAAGGGGCTGCTGGTGCGACGGCGCGGTGTGGGCACGCAGGTGGTGCACAGCCAGGTCAAGCGCGGCCTCGAACTCAGCAGTCTCTACGACGACCTGGAGGCGGCCGGACAGGGGCCGACCACGACGGTGCTGCGCAACGAGCACGTCCCGGCGTCCGCCGACGTCGCCGCCGCCCTCGGTATCGCGGAGGGCGGCGACGTGGTGGTGCTGGAGCGACTGCGCTCCACACACGGCCAGCCGGTCGCGTTCCTGTGCAACTACCTGCCCGCGACCCTCCTCGAACTCGACACCGCCAGGCTGGAGTCGACGGGCCTGTACCGGATGATGCGCTCGGCGGGCATCACCCTGCACAGCGCCCGCCAGACCGTCGGCGCCCGCTGCGCCACGGCCGAGGAGGCGGCCCGCCTCGACGAACGGGAGGGCGCCGCGCTGCTGACGATGCAGCGCACGGCGTACGACGACACCGGCCGGCCCGTGGAGTACGGCACCCACATCTACCGAGCGTCCCGCTACGCCTTCGACTTCCAGCTGCTCATGAGGCCGTGA
- the iolC gene encoding 5-dehydro-2-deoxygluconokinase, producing the protein MTESAQPFDLITIGRIGVDLYPLQSGVPLSDVQTFGKFLGGSAANVAVAAARLGRSSAVITRTGDDPFGTYLHQALKEFGVDDRWVTPVAGHPTPLTFCEIFPPDDFPLYFYRRPKAPDLVIHTDELDYFAVRSARIFWITGTGLSEEPSRSATLAALKARAKAGTTVFDLDWRPMFWQDPEEARPYYAEALRHVTVAVGNLDECEIATGVREPRACAEALLAAGVELAVVKQGPKGVLALHRDGGFAEVPPVTVEVVNGLGAGDAFGGALCHGLLSGWELDRTVRYANAAGALVASRLACSAAMPTRTEVEDLLSGAPS; encoded by the coding sequence ATGACCGAGTCAGCCCAGCCCTTCGACTTGATCACGATCGGTCGCATAGGTGTCGATCTTTACCCATTGCAGTCGGGCGTGCCGTTGAGCGATGTGCAGACCTTCGGGAAGTTCCTGGGCGGTTCTGCGGCGAACGTCGCCGTAGCGGCCGCCCGGCTGGGCCGCTCCAGCGCCGTCATCACCCGCACCGGCGACGATCCCTTCGGCACCTATCTGCATCAGGCGCTCAAGGAGTTCGGCGTCGACGACCGCTGGGTGACCCCGGTCGCCGGCCACCCCACGCCCCTGACCTTCTGCGAGATCTTCCCGCCGGACGACTTCCCGCTCTACTTCTACCGTCGGCCCAAGGCCCCCGACCTGGTCATCCACACCGACGAGCTGGACTACTTCGCCGTCCGCTCGGCCCGGATCTTCTGGATCACCGGCACCGGTCTGAGCGAGGAGCCGAGCCGCTCCGCGACCCTCGCCGCCCTCAAGGCCCGCGCGAAGGCGGGCACCACGGTCTTCGACCTCGACTGGCGACCGATGTTCTGGCAGGACCCCGAGGAAGCGCGCCCCTACTACGCGGAGGCCCTGCGCCACGTGACCGTCGCCGTCGGCAACCTCGACGAGTGCGAGATCGCCACCGGGGTCCGCGAACCCCGCGCCTGCGCCGAGGCGTTGCTGGCGGCCGGCGTCGAACTGGCCGTGGTCAAGCAGGGCCCCAAGGGGGTCCTCGCGCTGCACCGCGACGGCGGCTTCGCCGAGGTCCCGCCGGTGACCGTCGAGGTCGTCAACGGCCTCGGCGCGGGCGACGCGTTCGGCGGCGCGCTCTGCCACGGCCTGCTGTCCGGCTGGGAGCTGGACCGCACCGTGCGGTACGCCAACGCGGCCGGCGCCCTCGTCGCCTCCCGGCTCGCCTGCTCCGCCGCGATGCCGACCCGGACGGAGGTCGAGGACCTGCTGAGCGGAGCGCCGTCGTGA